From Haemophilus parainfluenzae:
ACTTCATAACTCACACGATCACCTAACATGGATGACATTTCATCAATAAGATAATCTTGGAAAGTTTTAATATGGAATGGCTGATCGTCGTTACAGCGAGATAAGCTATTTCCCCAAATTTCATCGAAAGAAACATCTAATTCAAATTGATAATTTTGCCAAATGGCTAAGGCGTTATTACGAATCGCAAGCAATTTATCAATTGGCGCATGTCCCAGCCCATTAAATAGCACATCAGGAATGTATGGGTATAGGAAATTAATACAGCGTTCCATTTTTGCTACTGTTGTATTAGCAATAATGTATCCATCATGTTCTAACTCACTTGAAAGCTCGCGAGAAGAAAGGGATTTTCCTAACTTTTGCTCATAGTATTCTTTCGCTTGCTGGATGCCCAAGGCTTTCTCAATAAACGTGAGGTCTGCACGTGTATCATTTTCAATTAAATGACCAATAAGCAAATCTAATTCCGCTTCTACACTATCAGCACTTCCACCTTTCCAGGGTTTATATAAGCATTCAATAGACCAAAAACGTTGATCTTGAGTCTCTGTAAACAGTTCTTTTAATGCTTGAATACGAGTATTCCCACCGTCAGCGATGATATAAAAAGGTTCACCAGGTCGTTGAGTGATATTTGGTTTATGATCAAGACCACGACGACGAATTGACTCTTTAATCATTTCAAAGTTAGGATTACGTGTCTTACGAGGGTTGTGTTCATAAGGGCGTAATTTATCTAACGTAACGGTAATGTATTTAGATTGCGCAGGATAATGTGTTGCTGTTGTTGTTTGATAAGCAGCAGACTGATTATTAATAGGTTGAACATTTAATCCTTTCGCAATCGCGTCTAATTGACTTTGTTGTTTTTTATTTTTAGCAATAAATGGATTATTCATAATATCTATCCTGTGTCGTTAAATTCTCAAAAAGGCTGTATTGACCTTGAAACAGTGTTTTTACTGTGGCTAACGGGCCATTACGCTGTTTACCAATGATGATTTCCGCAATGCCTTTATCTTCTGTGTCAGGGTTATAAATTTCATCTCTATAAAGATGAATGATGACATCAGCATCTTGTTCAAGAGAGCCGGAGTCACGTAAGTCGGCATTGATTGGACGCTTATTAGCTCGATTTTCTAAACCTCGGTTTAGTTGAGATAATGCATAAATTGGGCATCCAGTTTCTTTGGCTAATTTCTTTAAATCATTGGATATTTCGGCAAGTTCTAAATTGCGATTTTCAGTTTTATTTCCGGTTCTCATTAGTTGGATATAATCAATGAAAATCGCTTTAGGTTTACCGTATAGACGAGTGTTTTTACGTACTTTGGCGCGTAAACGATGAGGTGTTAAAGAAGGTTCATCATCAATTAGCAAACGACCTTTCCAGTCTTTTTTAATTGTCCCCATTGCATTAGCAAGACGAGTCCATTCTTCCTCTTCAAGCTCAGTCGCTTGACGAATAGATTGCAAGCTGACGCGAGAGCGCATTGCCATAAAACGCTCTAATAGTTGATCAGCTGGCATTTCTTGGCTGTAAAATTGGATAGGGCTGTCAGGGAATTTATCTAACGTACTTGCGGCAATCGTTTGTGCAAAGGTTGTTTTACCCATTGCTGGACGAGCTGCAATAATGATAAGTTCTCCTGGTTGACCGCCTGTTGTTGCTCTATCTAATTCAATAATGCCTGTTGGTGTTCCACTAACTGGATCGGCATTAATAGAGGAAGTTTCCATGCGAGAAAGGATTCTCTCGAAACTGGCATTAAGATCAGCAACACCATCCGTCTCTTGTTCGATGACAATATTGGTATATTGCTTATCAACACTTTCCTCAAAAGAAGTTAATTCAATTTCATCTTTTGAAGATTGCATTTCAGTTACAATAAACTGGCCCAGGGTCAAAAAACGACGTTGTTTGCTATAACGAGAAATAATCTCAGCATACGCAGTTATATTTGATGCAGAAGGAGTATTGTGAATAACTTCTGCTAGATATGCTAATCCCCCTATCTGATCAATCAGTTTTTTATCTTTGAAATACCGCTCCAAAGTTAAAATATCAGCGGGTTTTCCTTGTGTTAATAGATGGCTAACACCTTCAAACAATACTTTATGAGCTGAGACATAAAAATCATCAGAGCGCAGTAAAGTTGCGATCTCATCAAATTTATCATTATCAATAATGAGAGCACCAATGACCGCACTTTCTGCTTCAATAGAAGCAATAAGTTTATCAGTCATATTAGCCTTCCTTTTTCATTGGTTTATCAAAAAGTGTTTTGAATTGAGGGAGTAACAAGCAACACAGTTCTTTGATAACGGGATATTCAGCCTGGCTATGGCGATAAACTGGCAGTGAATAAGTTGCAGCTTCTCTATATGCCACATGCGCTGGGATTGAAAAATCAAGGAAGGTTTTGCTTTCATCAAAATTGGTTTCAAAGAGTACGTGTAATTGATTGAGTACAAATTTCACGTCATTAGTATTATCAACGCAATTTGCGATAGCTTTGAGAGGTGGTAATTTGAAACCAAATGATTCAAAGGTTTCTAAATCTTGATACATTCCGATAGTTCCACGGATAAATTCTTTCGCAGAAAGAATGTGTGGAAGAATAGGGCAGAATAGGATGTCAGCTGCTAAGACAGACATATCGACAGTAATGTCTCTAGTACCTCGAGTATCAACCACAATAACATCATAATTATCAATGTTTTTAATTAAGTGACTAAATCGAATTGCACCATCAGGGGCATTACGTAGAGTTTGACTTACATTGTTTGATGGGTCATTTGATTGAATTAAATCCAAATTTGGAATGGATGTTTTTGAAATGATATGGGAAGGTTCAATATCACGACGGGTTAAAAACTCATAAATACCACCGGGAGCTTCTTCAGTTAAAGCATAATAAGAGCTTAAGGTTGGTTGAGTATCAGTATCAATAAGAAGAGTTCTTAAACCGTGGTCAGCGCAGAACGCCCCAATATTGGCAGCATTTGTACTTTTTGCAGAACCGCCTTTAGTACAAGCGACAGTAATAATATAAGGTTTTTTAGAAATAGAAGAGAAGTCCATAATTCCTCACCTAACGATAATTAAAAATTAAAGTTAAGTATTGGACTAGGTACTGATTATTGGTTTGGAATTAGATGGTGCCCGAAGCCAGACTTGAACTGGCACGCCTCGAAAGGCGAGGGATTTTAAATCCCTTGTGTCTACCGATTCCACCACTCGGGCAAATTGGAGCGGGAAACGAGGCTCGAACTCGCGACCCCGACCTTGGCAAGGTCGTGCTCTACCAACTGAGCTATTCCCGCGTTTGCTTGTTGCCAAACAACGGGGCGTATTTTACGGATTTATCTCATTGTGTCAAATAAAATTCGTAAAAAAAGTTTTTGATTGGTTAAAAATAGTTCAAAAATAAAAGGTTCGATTAAAATAACCGCACCTTTTATTTAAAATTTAGTCAATTCTATAATTCAATGTTATCTAACAAGCTGCCTTTTGCTGCTTTTAAGTATTGAAGCATTGACCAAACCGTTAAAATCGCAGCTAAATAGAGCAATACAATTGCTAGCGTTTCCATATACACATTATATCGCCAGAGTAATCCACCTAAAGCGAGCATTTGAGAGGTTGTTTTTACTTTTCCTAGCCATGAAACAGCCACTTTATTACGCTCACCTAATTCAGCCATCCATTCACGTAAAGCAGAGATAATGATTTCACGTGAAATCATGATAATCGCTGGAATAGTAATCCAGAAAGAATGTTGATATTCTACAATTAATACTAGCGCAGTGATCACCATTACTTTATCGGCAACAGGATCAAGGAAAGCACCGAAACGTGTTGTTTGTTTTAATTTTCGAGCAAGATAGCCATCAAACCAGTCAGTGACCCCGGCGATAAAGAAGATAAGCGTTGTAATAAAAGGTGCAGAAGGGATAGGCAAATAAAACGCCACGACGAAGAATGGAATTAAAATCACTCGGAGAATCGTCAGAAAAATAGGAATATTATATTTCATAAAAAAATAACCGTACTTTGGTTAAAGATACGCTCATTCTAAAGGATCTACAAAAATAAAAAAAGCCACTTAGTGTGGCTTTTTCTTAAAAGTTAAAGTTTATCAGCGTTTTGTTTCAAGTATTTAGCAACACCTTCAGGGTTGTCTTTCATGCCTTCTTTACCTTTTTCCCATTGAGCAGGGCAAACTTCACCGTGTTCTTCGTGGAATTGCAACGCATCAACCATACGTAACATTTCATCGATGTTACGACCTAATGGTAAATCGTTTACGATTTGGTGACGAACAACACCGTTTTTGTCGATTAAGAATGAAGCACGTAATGCAACACCTTCTTCTGGATGTTCGATACCGTATGCTTTCGCGATCTCATGTTTAACGTCAGCTGCTAATGCATATTTAACTGCACCGATACCGCCGTTTTCAGTTGGGGTATTACGCCATGCGTTGTGAGTAAATTGAGAGTCAATAGATGCACCAACAACTTCAACACCACGTTTTTTGAATTCTTCATAACGGTGGTCGAATGCGATTAACTCAGATGGGCAAACGAAAGTGAAGTCTAATGGGTAGAAGAATAATACCGCTGCTTTACCTTCGATATGTTTTTTGAAATTGAAGTTATCAACGATTTCACCATTGCCTAAAACTGCAGAGGAAGTAAAATCTGGAGCTTGACGAGTTACTAATACCATAGTCATAATTCCTATATAAATGTTAATAAAAATTTTGCGAATGCAAAATTCGGGGAATATTTTAAAAAAATTAACCGCACTTTAACAGCTGTTTTTATCTATTGAATTAATTAATATTGTCTAAGTTATAGGTGAAATATATGTCAGAACATCATACTTTATCAACTACACTGGTTCATGCAGGACGTAAAAAACGTTTTACCCAAGGGGCTGTAAATCCAGTGATCCAACGTGCTTCTTCTTTAGTGTTTAAAACTATTGCAGATAAAAAATATTGCACAAAAAATCGTTACAAGGGAGAGCTTTTCTACGGTCGTCGTGGCACGTTAACTCACTTTGCACTTCAAGATTTAATGTGTGAAATGGAAGGCGGAGCTGGTTGTTATCTTTACCCTTGTGGCGCTGCAGCGGTAACAAATGCAATTTTATCCTTTGTGGAAACAGGAGATCATGTCTTAATGACAGGGGCGGCCTATGAGCCGACACAAGATTTTTGTAATATAATTTTGAAAAAAATGCATATTGATACGACCTATTATGATCCAATGATAGGTACTGATATTGCGAAACTCGTGCAGCCAAATACAAAAGTCTTATTTTTGGAGTCACCAAGTTCTTTAACGATGGAGGTGCCTGATATTCCTGCAATTGTTAAAGCGGTTCGAGCTGTGAGTCCTGAAATCGTCATTATGATTGATAATACATGGGCTGCGGGGGTATTATTTAAAGCGTTAGAGCACAGTATTGATATTTCTATTCAAGCAGGAACGAAATATTTAGTAGGGCATTCTGATATCATGATCGGTACAGCCGTGGCTAATGCACGTACTTGGGATAAATTGCGTGAGCATTCTTATTTAATGGGACAAATGGTTGACGCCGATTCTGCCTATACGACGGCTCGTGGCATTCGCACCTTAGGTGTGAGATTAAAACAACATCACGAAAGTAGTTTAAAAGTGGCCAAATGGTTAAGTGAACAACCACAAGTTAAAGCAGTGTATCATCCTGCGTTACCAAGTTGCCCAGGCCATGAAAACTTTAAACGTGATTTTACCGGCGCAAGCGGTTTATTCTCTTTCGAATTACATAAACGTTTAAACGATGAAGAGCTTTCCGCCTTTATGGATCATTTTGATCTTTTCACAATGGCTTATTCTTGGGGCGGGTTTGAATCGCTCATTTTATGCAATCAACCAGAAGAAATTGCAAAAATTCGCCCAGGTATTGAGCGTAAATTAACGGGGTCATTAATTCGTGTGCATATTGGATTTGAAGACACGGATGAATTAATTGCTGATCTTCAAGCGGGCTTTGATAGAATCAAATAAGAAAGAGGGCTGTTTATGTAAACAGCCCTTATTTACTCAATCTTTGAGTTGATTTATCATAGTCAGCATTTTTAGTAAGTAGAGAAGAACAATGAAACATATTCATATTTTAGGCATCTGCGGTACCTTTATGGGTGGTGTTGCGATGATTGCCAAACAAATGGGCTATAAAGTAACGGGTTCCGATACCAATGTTTACCCACCGATGAGCACCTTTTTACAAGAGCAGGGCATTGAGATTATTCCCAATTATGATGTAGCTCAACTTCAGCCTGCGCCAGATATGGTGATTGTCGGAAATGCTATGAAACGTGGTAATCCTTGCGTGGAATATATTTTGGATAATGCCTTGCCTTACACATCAGGCCCTCAATGGTTACACGACCATTTATTGCGTAATCGTTGGGTGTTAGCGGTTTCAGGTACACATGGTAAAACCACAACAACGGGGATGTTGACTTGGATTTTAGAACAAAATGGCTTAAAACCAGGTTTCCTAATCGGTGGAATTGCGGGCAACTTTGGTACTTCTGCTCGTTTAGGGGAAAGTGAGTTCTTTGTGATTGAAGCGGATGAGTATGATACGGCGTTCTTTGACAAGCGTTCTAAATTTGTACATTACAATCCGAAAACCTTGATCATTAACAATATCAGCTTCGATCATGCTGACATCTTCGATGATCTTCACGCGATCCAGCGTCAATTCCATCATATGATCCGAACTATTCCTTCTACAGGACGCGTTCTTTCTTTTGCAGATGAGCAGAGCGTGAAAGAAACCCTCAATATGGGCTGTTGGTCAGAACAGCAGTTTATTGGTAAAGATAAAGAATGGTTTGCGGAACGTATTACTAATGATTGCTCAGAATTTACTGTATTCCATCACGGTAAAAAAGTTGCTGAAGTGAAATGGAATATTGTCGGACAGCACAATATGCACAATGCGTTAATGGCGATTGCGGCGGCTTACCATGCGGGTATCAAAATTGAAGATGCATGTCAGGCATTGGGCAGCTTTATCAATGCAAAACGTCGTTTAGAAGTGAAGGGGGAAGTAAACGGTATTACGGTTTATGATGACTTCGCTCACCATCCAGAAGCCATTCTGGCGACACTTACTGCGTTGCGTGACAAAGTAGGCGGTGGCGTACGTATTCTTGCCGTATTAGAGCCTCGTTCAAACACCATGAAAATGGGCGTGCATAAAGATGAAATTGCGCCAGCGCTTGGACGTGCTGATGCGGTGTTTATGCTACAACCAGATAATATTCCATGGGATGTGGCTGAAATTGCAGGACAATGTGTGCAACCTGCACATTACACAGGAAATGTTGATAAATTAGTCGATATGATTGTGGCAGAAGCAAAACCAACGGATCATATTCTTGTGATGTCAAATGGTAGCTTTGGCGGCATTCATCAAAAGATTTTAGATCGATTAAAATAATCTCAATGTTAAGTGTGGTCAAAAATGAGAGTGTTTTTGACCGCACTTTTTATTATCAAAAATAAGGAAATTACATGGCTGATCCACATATTCAATCTCTAATGGATGTTTGGGATAAACTCACTGTCATTATTTATCGCACAGGCTTTGTCATTGCGGCATTTAGCATCTTGGCTTTAACTTGGTATCCTCAACAAGCTCAAATTGCCGTGTTGATTGCGGCAACTTGTTGTGCATCATCCCTTCATATTTATTTAAAGCATTTCCGTTTAACATTCCAATTTGCCACGTGGCTTGCACTCTTATGTGCGCTTTTAGGTTGGCATGAATTGGCACTGGGTGGAGCATTGGTCACACTGGGCGGTTTATGTTTTAAAGAATACTTCTGTTTTAGAGTACCGCTATTAAATTTACAACCTGCATTTGTCGCCGCACTTTGGTTTACTTGGGTATTTGAAGGTGGTTGGATTGTCCGAATTTTGTCGGTGATTGTTGGCGGATTATTATTAATTCTAGCGGTTCAAAAATGGCGAATGCCATTACATTTTGATATTGGCGATAAGACAAAGTATCAAATCTAATAAGATTGAGTGATAAAGGCATAATGTTTCAGGACATTGTGCCTTTTTATTTCGATTAAATTTACCTTTATTTAAAAACGAAAAAAGCACCGAAATTTCGGTGCTTTGT
This genomic window contains:
- the metC gene encoding cystathionine beta-lyase codes for the protein MSEHHTLSTTLVHAGRKKRFTQGAVNPVIQRASSLVFKTIADKKYCTKNRYKGELFYGRRGTLTHFALQDLMCEMEGGAGCYLYPCGAAAVTNAILSFVETGDHVLMTGAAYEPTQDFCNIILKKMHIDTTYYDPMIGTDIAKLVQPNTKVLFLESPSSLTMEVPDIPAIVKAVRAVSPEIVIMIDNTWAAGVLFKALEHSIDISIQAGTKYLVGHSDIMIGTAVANARTWDKLREHSYLMGQMVDADSAYTTARGIRTLGVRLKQHHESSLKVAKWLSEQPQVKAVYHPALPSCPGHENFKRDFTGASGLFSFELHKRLNDEELSAFMDHFDLFTMAYSWGGFESLILCNQPEEIAKIRPGIERKLTGSLIRVHIGFEDTDELIADLQAGFDRIK
- the pgsA gene encoding CDP-diacylglycerol--glycerol-3-phosphate 3-phosphatidyltransferase, whose amino-acid sequence is MKYNIPIFLTILRVILIPFFVVAFYLPIPSAPFITTLIFFIAGVTDWFDGYLARKLKQTTRFGAFLDPVADKVMVITALVLIVEYQHSFWITIPAIIMISREIIISALREWMAELGERNKVAVSWLGKVKTTSQMLALGGLLWRYNVYMETLAIVLLYLAAILTVWSMLQYLKAAKGSLLDNIEL
- the dnaB gene encoding replicative DNA helicase; translated protein: MTDKLIASIEAESAVIGALIIDNDKFDEIATLLRSDDFYVSAHKVLFEGVSHLLTQGKPADILTLERYFKDKKLIDQIGGLAYLAEVIHNTPSASNITAYAEIISRYSKQRRFLTLGQFIVTEMQSSKDEIELTSFEESVDKQYTNIVIEQETDGVADLNASFERILSRMETSSINADPVSGTPTGIIELDRATTGGQPGELIIIAARPAMGKTTFAQTIAASTLDKFPDSPIQFYSQEMPADQLLERFMAMRSRVSLQSIRQATELEEEEWTRLANAMGTIKKDWKGRLLIDDEPSLTPHRLRAKVRKNTRLYGKPKAIFIDYIQLMRTGNKTENRNLELAEISNDLKKLAKETGCPIYALSQLNRGLENRANKRPINADLRDSGSLEQDADVIIHLYRDEIYNPDTEDKGIAEIIIGKQRNGPLATVKTLFQGQYSLFENLTTQDRYYE
- the mpl gene encoding UDP-N-acetylmuramate:L-alanyl-gamma-D-glutamyl-meso-diaminopimelate ligase, which gives rise to MKHIHILGICGTFMGGVAMIAKQMGYKVTGSDTNVYPPMSTFLQEQGIEIIPNYDVAQLQPAPDMVIVGNAMKRGNPCVEYILDNALPYTSGPQWLHDHLLRNRWVLAVSGTHGKTTTTGMLTWILEQNGLKPGFLIGGIAGNFGTSARLGESEFFVIEADEYDTAFFDKRSKFVHYNPKTLIINNISFDHADIFDDLHAIQRQFHHMIRTIPSTGRVLSFADEQSVKETLNMGCWSEQQFIGKDKEWFAERITNDCSEFTVFHHGKKVAEVKWNIVGQHNMHNALMAIAAAYHAGIKIEDACQALGSFINAKRRLEVKGEVNGITVYDDFAHHPEAILATLTALRDKVGGGVRILAVLEPRSNTMKMGVHKDEIAPALGRADAVFMLQPDNIPWDVAEIAGQCVQPAHYTGNVDKLVDMIVAEAKPTDHILVMSNGSFGGIHQKILDRLK
- a CDS encoding ParA family protein; the encoded protein is MDFSSISKKPYIITVACTKGGSAKSTNAANIGAFCADHGLRTLLIDTDTQPTLSSYYALTEEAPGGIYEFLTRRDIEPSHIISKTSIPNLDLIQSNDPSNNVSQTLRNAPDGAIRFSHLIKNIDNYDVIVVDTRGTRDITVDMSVLAADILFCPILPHILSAKEFIRGTIGMYQDLETFESFGFKLPPLKAIANCVDNTNDVKFVLNQLHVLFETNFDESKTFLDFSIPAHVAYREAATYSLPVYRHSQAEYPVIKELCCLLLPQFKTLFDKPMKKEG
- a CDS encoding ParB family protein — protein: MNNPFIAKNKKQQSQLDAIAKGLNVQPINNQSAAYQTTTATHYPAQSKYITVTLDKLRPYEHNPRKTRNPNFEMIKESIRRRGLDHKPNITQRPGEPFYIIADGGNTRIQALKELFTETQDQRFWSIECLYKPWKGGSADSVEAELDLLIGHLIENDTRADLTFIEKALGIQQAKEYYEQKLGKSLSSRELSSELEHDGYIIANTTVAKMERCINFLYPYIPDVLFNGLGHAPIDKLLAIRNNALAIWQNYQFELDVSFDEIWGNSLSRCNDDQPFHIKTFQDYLIDEMSSMLGDRVSYEVLYLEIDLDEQKFKKMAQKQHEIQQSVQESIQDVQAFNTPQPQETTLDTLSQPSVVTTPKMTTTEKKSIPAPVLKQASVEISPSFEDEADNKTEDEEFDETNANSEGLSFDFAKNLTQQFGITPGMSIQEQRQQRAEENGLSFACVGRQPVDDIWKIYPGRQHKVEAYSLALDIAESVGLTDYIEHVVKEPVDYTYRVKPLDKDVSGVAQMCYDFLNLLQTDVHPQTSFTLLPEYLLNTQEIDDTTLVKLFRLIRLVRYIRSEGDA
- a CDS encoding peroxiredoxin C encodes the protein MVLVTRQAPDFTSSAVLGNGEIVDNFNFKKHIEGKAAVLFFYPLDFTFVCPSELIAFDHRYEEFKKRGVEVVGASIDSQFTHNAWRNTPTENGGIGAVKYALAADVKHEIAKAYGIEHPEEGVALRASFLIDKNGVVRHQIVNDLPLGRNIDEMLRMVDALQFHEEHGEVCPAQWEKGKEGMKDNPEGVAKYLKQNADKL
- a CDS encoding DUF2301 domain-containing membrane protein; amino-acid sequence: MADPHIQSLMDVWDKLTVIIYRTGFVIAAFSILALTWYPQQAQIAVLIAATCCASSLHIYLKHFRLTFQFATWLALLCALLGWHELALGGALVTLGGLCFKEYFCFRVPLLNLQPAFVAALWFTWVFEGGWIVRILSVIVGGLLLILAVQKWRMPLHFDIGDKTKYQI